In Xiphophorus maculatus strain JP 163 A chromosome 15, X_maculatus-5.0-male, whole genome shotgun sequence, the following are encoded in one genomic region:
- the LOC102234718 gene encoding zinc finger FYVE domain-containing protein 1-like isoform X2 produces the protein MEILKSKLEKVCSFLLVDEREEMQVKNEEDFVSALGCTPDELLKVVSIFGNTGEGKSYTLNHTFFLGREVFKTSPTQESCTVGVWAALDPIHRVVVIDTEGLLGAGANQGQRTRLLLKVLAVSDVVIYRTHADRLHDDLFKFLGDASDAYLKHFTKELKATTARCGLDVPLSTLGPAVIIFHETVHTKLLGSDKLSESAERLLQERFRKLGLFPEAFSSIQYRGTRTYNPPTDFSGLLRSLEQQLDNNNTRSPRSASVIFKALQALSERFCGEIPDERMTSNSFFPDEYFTCSSICLSCGSGCKRSMNHLKEGLDHEAKHRCRYSAQYDNRIYTCKACYEGGKEVIVVPKTTASSDSPWFGLAIYAWSGYVIECPNCGVIYRSRQYWYGNQDPVETVVRTEIQHIWPGSDGFLKDNNNAAQRLLDGVKYISQSVSELSVKPAKAVTSWLTDQIAPAYWKPNSLILNCHKCGEEFQPNDTKHHCRACGEGFCDACSSKTRPVPERGWGLAPVRVCDACFHNRGISTELLDAALEEEGGTLIARKVGEAVQNTLGAVVGAIDIPLGLVKDAARPAYWVPDQDIQSCCECQREFTPRLSIHHCRACGQGVCDDCSQERRPVPSRGWDHPVRVCNGCSQKSGEL, from the exons ATGGAGATCCTCAAGTCGAAGCTGGAGAAAGTGTGCAGCTTCCTGCTGGTTGATGAGAGGGAGGAAATGCAG GTGAAGAATGAGGAGGACTTTGTCAGCGCACTTGGCTGCACCCCTGATGAGCTCCTCAAGGTGGTCTCCATCTTTGGCAACACCGGGGAGGGCAAATCTTACACCCTGAACCACACCTTCTTTCTTGGAAGAGAAGTGTTTAAGACCTCCCCCACACAAGAGTCTTGCACTGTGGGTGTTTGGGCAGCTTTGGACCCTATCCATAGAGTTGTAGTCATTGACACAGAGGGTTTGCTTGGGGCCG GAGCTAACCAAGGTCAGCGAACGCGTCTTCTTCTGAAAGTCCTGGCTGTTTCTGACGTGGTTATCTACCGAACACATGCGGACCGTCTCCACGACGATCTCTTTAAGTTCCTCGGAGACGCGTCAGATGCCTACCTGAAACACTTTACAAAAGAGCTGAAGGCAACAACGGCCCGCTGCGGTCTGGACGTTCCGCTGTCAACTCTGGGTCCAGCGGTGATTATCTTCCATGAGACCGTCCACACCAAGCTTCTGGGATCAG ACAAACTGTCTGAGTCAGCTGAGCGTCTGCTCCAGGAACGATTCAGGAAACTGGGGCTTTTCCCTGAGGCTTTCAGCTCCATCCAGTACCGTGGGACTCGCACCTACAACCCTCCCACAGACTTCAGCGGATTGCTGCGCAGCCTGGAGCAGCAGTTGGATAACAACAACACCCGATCGCCGCGTTCTGCAAGCGTCATCTTCAAGGCTCTGCAG GCCTTGAGTGAGCGTTTCTGTGGGGAGATCCCAGATGAACGAATGACAAGTAACTCCTTTTTCCCAGATGAGTATTTCACCTGCTCCAGCATCTGCCTCAGCTGTGG GTCAGGCTGCAAGAGAAGCATGAATCACTTAAAAGAGGGACTCGACCATGAAGCCAAACATCGTTGCCGCTACTCTGCGCAGTACGACAACCGCATCTACACTTGCAAG GCCTGCTACGAGGGCGGCAAGGAAGTGATTGTGGTTCCCAAGACGACTGCCTCATCCGACTCACCGTGGTTTGGCCTGGCCATCTATGCCTGGTCAGG ATATGTAATCGAGTGCCCGAACTGCGGAGTAATCTACAGAAGCAGACAGTACTGGTATGGAAACCAGGATCCGGTGGAAACAGTGGTGAGGACAGAGATCCAGCACATCTGGCCTGGG TCTGATGGCTTTTTGAAAGACAACAACAATGCAGCCCAAAGGTTGTTGGATGGAGTCAAATACATTTCTCAGTCCGTCTCCGAACTCAGCGTCAAACCTGCCAAAGCGGTCACTTCCTGGTTGACCGACCAGATTGCTCCTGCCTACTGGAAACCTAATTCCCTTATCTTG AATTGTCACAAATGTGGGGAGGAGTTTCAGCCCAATGACACCAAGCACCACTGCCGCGCCTGTGGTGAGGGTTTCTGCGACGCCTGTTCTTCCAAAACCCGGCCGGTCCCGGAGAGGGGCTGGGGGCTCGCGCCGGTCCGGGTCTGCGATGCTTGTTTTCACAACCGAGGAATTTCAACgg AGTTACTGGATGCTGCCTTGGAGGAAGAGGGAGGCACCCTGATAGCGAGAAAGGTTGGCGAGGCAGTTCAAAACACTTTGGGTGCCGTCGTTGGTGCCATTGACATACCTTTAG GTCTAGTAAAGGACGCTGCTCGCCCTGCCTACTGGGTCCCAGACCAGGACATTCAGTCCTGCTGTGAGTGCCAAAGGGAGTTCACGCCACGACTGTCCATCCACCACTGCCGCGCCTGCGGCCAGGGAGTGTGTGACGACTGCTCTCAGGAGCGCCGCCCGGTGCCGTCCCGAGGCTGGGACCACCCGGTGCGCGTCTGCAACGGCTGTAGCCAGAAATCCGGGGAACTCTAG
- the LOC102234718 gene encoding zinc finger FYVE domain-containing protein 1-like isoform X1 encodes MSGQSPAVDKGMNTVLVCQESYACGGSDEAAFECDECGSLQCTRCELELHRQERMRNHDRVRITAGHVPFCDACKGDNSCAGRLRAVVRCQGCKINLCLDCQKRTHGGVNKRKHPLTPYPPAKAPHESSVTDGESEMEILKSKLEKVCSFLLVDEREEMQVKNEEDFVSALGCTPDELLKVVSIFGNTGEGKSYTLNHTFFLGREVFKTSPTQESCTVGVWAALDPIHRVVVIDTEGLLGAGANQGQRTRLLLKVLAVSDVVIYRTHADRLHDDLFKFLGDASDAYLKHFTKELKATTARCGLDVPLSTLGPAVIIFHETVHTKLLGSDKLSESAERLLQERFRKLGLFPEAFSSIQYRGTRTYNPPTDFSGLLRSLEQQLDNNNTRSPRSASVIFKALQALSERFCGEIPDERMTSNSFFPDEYFTCSSICLSCGSGCKRSMNHLKEGLDHEAKHRCRYSAQYDNRIYTCKACYEGGKEVIVVPKTTASSDSPWFGLAIYAWSGYVIECPNCGVIYRSRQYWYGNQDPVETVVRTEIQHIWPGSDGFLKDNNNAAQRLLDGVKYISQSVSELSVKPAKAVTSWLTDQIAPAYWKPNSLILNCHKCGEEFQPNDTKHHCRACGEGFCDACSSKTRPVPERGWGLAPVRVCDACFHNRGISTELLDAALEEEGGTLIARKVGEAVQNTLGAVVGAIDIPLGLVKDAARPAYWVPDQDIQSCCECQREFTPRLSIHHCRACGQGVCDDCSQERRPVPSRGWDHPVRVCNGCSQKSGEL; translated from the exons ATGAGTGGCCAAAGTCCGGCGGTGGATAAAGGAATGAACACAGTGCTGGTTTGCCAGGAGAGCTACGCCTGTGGAGGGTCAGACGAGGCTGCGTTCGAATGCGATGAATGCGGCAGCTTGCAGTGCACCCGCTGTGAACTGGAGCTCCACCGCCAGGAGCGCATGAGGAATCACGACCGGGTTCGGATCACGGCGGGTCACGTTCCCTTCTGCGACGCCTGTAAAGGTGACAACAGCTGCGCCGGCAGACTCAGAGCGGTGGTGCGCTGCCAGGGCTGTAAGATCAACCTGTGTTTGGACTGCCAGAAACGCACTCATGGCGGAGTCAACAAGCGGAAGCACCCTCTGACGCCTTATCCCCCCGCCAAGGCGCCTCACGAGAGCAGCGTGACCGATGGGGAGTCGGAGATGGAGATCCTCAAGTCGAAGCTGGAGAAAGTGTGCAGCTTCCTGCTGGTTGATGAGAGGGAGGAAATGCAG GTGAAGAATGAGGAGGACTTTGTCAGCGCACTTGGCTGCACCCCTGATGAGCTCCTCAAGGTGGTCTCCATCTTTGGCAACACCGGGGAGGGCAAATCTTACACCCTGAACCACACCTTCTTTCTTGGAAGAGAAGTGTTTAAGACCTCCCCCACACAAGAGTCTTGCACTGTGGGTGTTTGGGCAGCTTTGGACCCTATCCATAGAGTTGTAGTCATTGACACAGAGGGTTTGCTTGGGGCCG GAGCTAACCAAGGTCAGCGAACGCGTCTTCTTCTGAAAGTCCTGGCTGTTTCTGACGTGGTTATCTACCGAACACATGCGGACCGTCTCCACGACGATCTCTTTAAGTTCCTCGGAGACGCGTCAGATGCCTACCTGAAACACTTTACAAAAGAGCTGAAGGCAACAACGGCCCGCTGCGGTCTGGACGTTCCGCTGTCAACTCTGGGTCCAGCGGTGATTATCTTCCATGAGACCGTCCACACCAAGCTTCTGGGATCAG ACAAACTGTCTGAGTCAGCTGAGCGTCTGCTCCAGGAACGATTCAGGAAACTGGGGCTTTTCCCTGAGGCTTTCAGCTCCATCCAGTACCGTGGGACTCGCACCTACAACCCTCCCACAGACTTCAGCGGATTGCTGCGCAGCCTGGAGCAGCAGTTGGATAACAACAACACCCGATCGCCGCGTTCTGCAAGCGTCATCTTCAAGGCTCTGCAG GCCTTGAGTGAGCGTTTCTGTGGGGAGATCCCAGATGAACGAATGACAAGTAACTCCTTTTTCCCAGATGAGTATTTCACCTGCTCCAGCATCTGCCTCAGCTGTGG GTCAGGCTGCAAGAGAAGCATGAATCACTTAAAAGAGGGACTCGACCATGAAGCCAAACATCGTTGCCGCTACTCTGCGCAGTACGACAACCGCATCTACACTTGCAAG GCCTGCTACGAGGGCGGCAAGGAAGTGATTGTGGTTCCCAAGACGACTGCCTCATCCGACTCACCGTGGTTTGGCCTGGCCATCTATGCCTGGTCAGG ATATGTAATCGAGTGCCCGAACTGCGGAGTAATCTACAGAAGCAGACAGTACTGGTATGGAAACCAGGATCCGGTGGAAACAGTGGTGAGGACAGAGATCCAGCACATCTGGCCTGGG TCTGATGGCTTTTTGAAAGACAACAACAATGCAGCCCAAAGGTTGTTGGATGGAGTCAAATACATTTCTCAGTCCGTCTCCGAACTCAGCGTCAAACCTGCCAAAGCGGTCACTTCCTGGTTGACCGACCAGATTGCTCCTGCCTACTGGAAACCTAATTCCCTTATCTTG AATTGTCACAAATGTGGGGAGGAGTTTCAGCCCAATGACACCAAGCACCACTGCCGCGCCTGTGGTGAGGGTTTCTGCGACGCCTGTTCTTCCAAAACCCGGCCGGTCCCGGAGAGGGGCTGGGGGCTCGCGCCGGTCCGGGTCTGCGATGCTTGTTTTCACAACCGAGGAATTTCAACgg AGTTACTGGATGCTGCCTTGGAGGAAGAGGGAGGCACCCTGATAGCGAGAAAGGTTGGCGAGGCAGTTCAAAACACTTTGGGTGCCGTCGTTGGTGCCATTGACATACCTTTAG GTCTAGTAAAGGACGCTGCTCGCCCTGCCTACTGGGTCCCAGACCAGGACATTCAGTCCTGCTGTGAGTGCCAAAGGGAGTTCACGCCACGACTGTCCATCCACCACTGCCGCGCCTGCGGCCAGGGAGTGTGTGACGACTGCTCTCAGGAGCGCCGCCCGGTGCCGTCCCGAGGCTGGGACCACCCGGTGCGCGTCTGCAACGGCTGTAGCCAGAAATCCGGGGAACTCTAG